The genomic interval GTGGGGAGGATTCCGTAATATCGCCAGTCCGGATGGGGTTCGTCGTTCAGAATGTAGTGGATGCTATCCGCAAAATAATGCGCCGATCGGCCGGGATTGAACACGGCTTGTTCACGGGTATGTTGAATTTTTTCGCGATACAATTCCGGGTGGTCCAGAGCGTGGCGTATGGCTTGGACGAGTGCTTCGCAATCCGTTGCCACTTGGCCGACCTCATTCCGGAAGCGCGCAAAGGCGCACTGCTTCACGGAATCCGGGAGGTTGGCTTCGTTGTGTGAAAAGAAAATCGTGGGCTGTTGGTTGGCGAGGGAGAAGGTGTACGCCGCGCTCGAGAAATCAGAAACCATCACAGCTGTTTTTGCGTAGCAGTCGTGGTAGTTGCCGCCGGATTGGTCGTGCACGAAGTTGGGATAGCGGGAACCGATCTCGAGAATGGGCAGGATGGTTTCGGGCTGTTCGTCCGCATATGGCTTGAAAACAACCGGCCGCTCGGGGAAAGCGTGCAATAGGGCCTCCATAATTTGAGGTCCATGGGAGTGAATGGAAACGAAGGGTTTCCAGTGGTCTTTTCCCACCACCGGGGTGGGGGCATAGGTGATGTTCTCTCGCGGTTGGGTGTGCGCTTCGGCCCGGTGCATTCCTTCATCCAACGAGGGATAGCCCAGTGGGATGACGCATTGGCTTTGGGCGAGCCGCTTGGGTTTCAGTCGGTCCGCCAATCTTTTGTGCTCGAGAAGGTTTTTTTCGTTCGTGGGGCGGTTGGCAGTGAAGGGATGAGAAATCGCCGGTTGCTGGTACATCTGGAAAGCGTGTTCACAGGATTCAACAAACTCTGGGGTGGCCACGGAAATGTAATCATACAGACGCCAATACGCGGTCATATGAGTATGCTTGGTGACGAGTTCTTCATCGGAAAGCGGGCGATCCGTTTCCGCTGCGGAGGCTTCGGGCTTGCCGGTGTGGAATGGAATTCCACCGAATGAGCCGTGCACCATTAACATTTTACGGGATTCATCCGGGAGTGAATCCATAATGGTCGGCACCATAAACAGATCTATAAACCCGAGGTGATCCAGGATTTTGCCCCAAACTCGGTAAGCGTGCGGATGGTTTTCATAGTCGTCCAGATGCCGCTCGCAGTAGAGGCGGATGACGTGGATGCCGCGTGCTTCGAGTTCCTCCGGGATGGTTCCGAACAGTTTTCGGAAAGATTTGGTCGGGCAAAAGATGGCCACCGAGCGCTTGTTGGGCGGGGTGTCGCGCAGAATCCGGCCCGCCTGCCAGCGGCTTGCCGGATCCAGAAAACGGCTCGCACCAATGCGCTGGAGCCAGCCGTCGTGATTCATCGGTTTATCAATTCCCGTCATAACTATTTCCTGTTAACCGTCCAAGCGCGGGTTTTGTAGGGCACCACGACTTTTTCCAAGTGGCTAATTTTTTCTCGGATGGCATCCAGTAACTGAGGGAACAATTCCGGCCCGGCTTGGGCCTGAATGTCGTTCACCGAGCGCCAAGCACCGAGGTAACGTTTGTGGCTCATTGCAATTTCGTGGCGGGCTTCCATAAAAATGCAATCGGTGAACTGGCCGGTCGACTGGAGGTCATCGGTCCAATCGCGGGAATTTTTTGCGCGACCGGATGACACTCGTTTGAGATTTGGCAGCCGGTCGTGGATGCCTTGTTCAATATTTTCGTGCAGTTCATTGCCATCAATATTGCGCGGATTCCACAAAATGGTGAGGTGTCCGCCGGGTTTCAGAATGCGATGAAATTCCGCCAGCGCAACCGGCGTATCCGCCCAATGAAATGAGGAAGCCATCGTCACCCAGTCTACGCTGGCATCGGGCAGATTAGTGGCTTCGGCCAGTCCATCGTGCCAATCGATATCGTAATCCGCAGTGAAGCGGATGCCTTCCGCGCGCATATTATCACACGGCTCAACCGCTGTGGTTTTCAATCCTGTCTGCGAGAGCATCCGGCTCCAGATGCCGGTGCCCGCGCCCACATCCGCCACGGTCGTTGCGCGCGTATGGGTGAGCAAAGTCTGCAACACGCTTTGCGAGTAATCCGGCCGACACGAGGAATAGTCGCTCGCTAGTTTAGTGAAATCGCCTTGCTTGATTGTAGAATTCATTTTCTTTTGTTTGTTTAATTTAAGTTGGTCCTCGGGTTGGATTGAAAGAGGGATTGAATTTGTTGCTCGGGGCTGAATCGCGAGTAGCCGGTTAACGAGTTCAGTCGGTCGGTCATTTGTTCCAACTGCAATAAGCTGGCAAACAGCGTTCCGTTTGAGCTGTGCTTGTGTTTTTGCGCGTGAGCCTCGGCCCAGTTGCCGTTGGGTTCGTAGCCCCACGCCCGAAGATACCGGCCAAACCGGCGTTGAAACATCCGCGCGGTGGAGCCATCGAAATGATTTGCCCAGTCGCCGCTAATGCCTTTGCGCGGTAGATACTTGTTGCGAATGGGTTGGCCGGATTCACCTCGCTGTTGACCGGTCACGGATTCAAAGCTGTGTTTTTCGCACAACTGCCGCATGGGAGCGCGATTCATGGGCTGCAGCCCGATAAATTCCAGCAACTGCGCCATGAACGTGGGGATGTCGCGCTTCATTTCTTCAAAGCTGATTTGGAACACATTTGGCTGCTCTAACGCGTGCCAGGCGTGGGCCTGTTCAAAACGCTGTTCGAAGCCGGATTGAATGGCTTCGCGGCAAAGGGTCCGCATCGATTTGCCCTCGGCGTGAACCGTCTGCAAAACATTTTGAAGAAACGACACCAGCGTATCGCGCGGATCGCGGGTGAGGCTGATGAACCGGACGTCGTCGCGATTCAGTTCGGCCGCAAAAGTTTCCAGCGGGTGATGGGTCCAATGGAAAATCGGGGCGTTTAATTTTAGCAAGTCATGAAAGCGATGCGTCTCATTCGGACTGGCGAGATTGGCGTACCCCTCCGCTTCAAGTAATTCCTCGAGGATGGGCACCAGTGCGCCTCCACCTGCATGGGTGGGGTTATAAAATACCACGTGCGGCCGTTGCGAAAGCGGATGCAGGCCGAGGGCGGATTGCAGGAGTTCATTTGCCAGTTCGGTTGCCGGTCGCAGTGGTGAATTGTTGGTTAACACTAAATCGGGATTGGCGGGGCGATCGTATTCAAGGTCGAAGCCGGCCACGTTTTGCACTTCCCCGCGGGCTGCGCGGCTGTAAAGGCCGCGGGCATCGCGTTCGCATAATTCGGCCCAGTCGACTTCCAGCCAGATTTCAAAATAGTTGGGCAAGTGCGCGCGGTTCCATTCGTGGATTTCGCGAAAGAGCGACATCGTGGGCACGATGACGGTTTGCCCCTGCTCGGCCAAAAGCTGCGCGAGGCGGCTGATGCGGTAGGCGTTGGCAAGGCGGCTGGTGATGTCGTGGCCGGTTTTGGAATCAGCGATGGCGGTGCGCACGGCGTCGCCATCGAGCACCACGGGGCGCTCACCGCGGGCGCGCAATTGCTCGGCGGCGGCGTGGGCGATGGTGCTTTTGCCGGAGCCGGAAAGTCCGGTAATCCAAAGCACGCGGCCTTCGTTGGTTAAATGTTCGGTCATGCGGTCACAGCAGTCACACTGTCTTCCCAGCGCCAATCGTGATCCCAATTGGGGCGGTCGAGGCGTTCTTCGTACAGGCGCAGATCGGTTTCGCTATCCACTTCGCACCAGCGGCCCCGGGTGGGGGTGGCGTTGATTTCCGCGCCGTCTTCCAATAACAATTGGAGCAGCGAAGTCATGTCCAGCCGGTCGCGCCGCGCCTTGGGCAGGTCGTCGAGGATTACCTCGATGCGGCGCCAACCGGCTGGAGAAATTTTTAGGAGACCCATATATTGGCCTTCAATGTCGGCAACCTCGACCGCGCGATCGCCGATGGATTGCAGCGCGCCGTTGTCGCGCAGCCGGAACGTTTCGGCGTCTTCCAGCGGATCAGCAAAGCGTTCGCTCCAAAGCGGCAGCCATTCTTGATCGTAGCTAATGGCTAGTTCGCCGGGGTTGAGAATAAGCTGCTCGAGAATGGCGGGGTGATAAACGATGTCGGAATAGGACACAATGCAGTCATCGCGCTGGAGCCATTGGCTGGCGCAGGCGAGGGTGCTGACCATATTGGTGCGGGCCCAATCGGGATTTTCAAACCAAATGCAATCGGTGGGATTGAGGGATTCGGCAAGGTACCCGCGCACAATGGCGATGTCGCGAATGCCGGCGGCACGGAGTGCGCCGAGCTGCCATTCGAGCAGCGTGCGCCCGGCGAAGGGCGTGAGGCATTTCGGGTGATCTTCGGTGAGGCCTCCCATTCGGGAGCCGCGTCCGGCTGCTAAGATGATCGCGCGCATAATTTTATTTCTCCCAACCAAGAGTGGTGCACAGCAGGTTTCGATCCAGTTGCACCTGTAAGTTATCCCCATCGCGTTCGGGATGCCATTGCACGGCGGCGATGGGCGCGGCGCGGTGGCGCACGGCTTCCACGCAGCCATCATCGCTAGCGGCCAGCAGTTCGAGCGATGGTGCCAGCGTGTTCGCGGGCACGGCCCAGTTGTGAAATGAATTAACCGTGGCGCGTCCGGGCGCATCGAATTCCAGCAAATCTGTTCGCAAATGCACGGTGTGTTTTTGGGCCAAATGTGTTTTGGGCTCGCACCGGCGTAGTGCGCCGCCGCCGCGTTGTTGCAGCAATTGCATCCCGCGGCACACGCCAAAAACAGGCAGTGCGTTGCGCACGGCGTGATCGATCACAGTGTTTTCGGTTTTGTCGCGAATGGGACAAGTGCCAAGGTCATTGCCGCCGGATAATATAAATCCATCGAGTTGCCAGTGTTGGATAAACTCCGCCACCGCCGCGCCGAGGTTTGGGACGGGCACCCACGCCACGTCCGGTGCGAACGCGGCCATATAGCGCGCCCAGTCTTGAGCGAGACAATCGCGCGGTTCACCGGAACCGGCGGCTTGTCCCACTCTCATTGTAATGCCAATACGTTCAGCCATAAATTGTTTAGCCATAAATTGGCCGGAGTAATTTTGCCGCGCCATCGAGTTCCACCCGGTTGGCCGCGGCAATGCGTTCAAAGGTTTGTTCGCCCACGCCAATGGCCGCGGGCAGGCCGAGCTCGGCGCAGCGGATGGTCATGTGGCTGTTGGCCCCGCCGAACTTGCTGACAAGACCGGCGATGTTGCGCGTGAAAATCCAGTCAAACCCCGGATCAGCATTCTCAATGCAAATGATGCGGCCGCTGAGTTGGCCGTGGCCACGCGATTGGTTGCCCAGTCGCAGCGGCTCGCCTTCCACGTGGCGGTTGCCCACAAAGTTCGGCGCGCTGCGGTGCATCGGCACCACATAAAAATCACCCGGATCGCGGATGAGGAAACCCAGGCGAATGCCGTCAACGTTTTCCTGTTCGCGGCGGCGTTGTTCCACGAGATCTTCAAAGTGCAGCTCGGGATCGTTGAGCACCGGGCTGACAAGATGATTGAGCAAATCCTGCACGGAAAGATGCGAGAGCGCATCGCGATCCAGCCGCGTGTCGCTGCCCCAATGGGCAATCAATTCCAGTGCATCGGAAAGGTGACGGGTGAAAATAAACTTGGCGCGCTCGCGTTCGGTGATGGCTTGGCGTGCGTACTCGATGAATTGTCCCGGCTCCACCTCGGACATTCCCGCTGCGGCAAAGAGTTTTTGGAACGACTGCGCCTCCGCGCGGGTGAGCGGAAAAATGGCATCACTGGTGGCCGGCTCGGGCTGGGCGGTGGCGGCAAATAAATCATCGCGTTGATCGTACCGCGGCGAGGTGATGTCATACGTGCCCGGGCGCAAGTGGCCGTACTTGGCGAGAAACTCCGGACGCCGTCGCGGTTGCGCGAGGGCGTCGGCAAAGTCGCCGGTGAAATCCGCCGTCACCGTGCGCAGCGTGCGCTTAAACGCCGCCAGTCGTTTGGCCGAAAGCGCGCCGCGTGTCACGGCTGAACGCAGAATGGCTTCTGCCATAAACGCGTGCCGCGCGATGACCGAAAAGGGACGTGTGCCCAGCGCGCGGCATTCTTCGAGCAACAGCGGGAGCCGCGCCAAATCGTTGAGTGAACGCCGTTGGGTTTGTAGCGCCTCGAGTTGCTGGATTTTTTCCAGCGCCACCGGCAACGAAGCGCCGGGCGCCAGGCTGAGATTGGTGGCGGTCACTTGGGCGAGCAGATTGCGGTAATCGAGATACTCATCCGGCTCGAGCACATCGCCGTAGCGGTTTTGGAAATCTTCGTCGAAATTAAAATCCAATACCGTCTGCGCCACATCAAACTCGACTTTGTCGTGCAGCTTCGGGTTGGCCTCGAGGCGGTCGAGCCACGCATCGACCAATCGCTCGCGCGTTTCGATGGGCAACCCGGCGGGCAGAAAAGAATTAAAACTTGCGCGCACATCGATGTACGGCTGGCCGCCCAGCGTGAGCATCAGCGGTGTATTCGGCACCGGTTGATAGCCCATCTCCGCGCGGGCCTCTTGCCAAATGGAATCGGTGATGAGATGCCGGTACAGCGAAATCGCCAGCGGCCGCGGGCGCGTGCCGATGATCTCTGCGGGATTCCAGTCGGGCATCTGCCCGAGAATCGTGCGCGCGCCAGCTAGTCCCACGCGTGGTTGAGCGTGGCGCGTGAAAAATTCGCCGGATTGAAACAACACCTCGCTTACGTGACGGCTGATGCGGCGGTTCCAGTTTTCCTGCACCGTGATGCGTCGCACTTGCAGCAAATGCAATTGACCATCGCGAGATTTTGCAAATTCAATATCTAACGGCGTGCCGCGATCACACAAGCCTTCCAGCTCGCGCGCCAGCTCCAGCAACTCCGCCACGCGCGGCGAATCGACGTGATCGGTCACATAATCGCGATGCACCAAAACCGTTTTATTGACCACGCTGCCGCCGGTGATGGTATCGGTCTTGCCGGTTTCGTCATCGTAATTCAGCACATAATACGGTGCGCCGCTGTCCAGCTCGTGCGTCATAATTACGCCACTCAAAGTCACATCCGTCACCATCGTCATCACTAGGACTTGGTTTTCCGGGCACTCATCCATCGACTCGATGACCTCTTCCACCGCGCTCCACACCGCCCGCGGTTGGCTGCTGTCCACGTCCANNNNNNNNNNNNNNNNNNNNNNNNNNNNNNNNNNNNNNNNNNNNNNNNNNNNNNNNNNNNNNNNNNNNNNNNNNNNNNNNNNNNNNNNNNNNNNNNNNNNNNNNNNNNNNNNNNNNNNNNNNNNNNNNNNNNNNNNNNNNNNNNNNNNNNNNNNNNNNNNNNNNNNNNNNNNNNNNNNNNNNNNNNNNNNNNNNNNNNNNNNNNNNNNNNNNNNNNNNNNNNNNNNNNNNNNNNNNNNNNNNNNNNNNNNNNNNNNNNNNNNNNNNNNNNNNNNNNNNNNNNNNNNNNNNNNNNNNNNNNNNNNNNNNNNNNNNNNNNNNNNNNNNNGGCGCGGACACCGCGAAATCCTCAAGCAAATCTGCGCTTGAGGACTCGGTCTCCGCATGGAGGTTTTGGCAGGCGATCGTCATAAGCAAATCATGCGAGGCAAGTTTCCGGCGCTTCGGTTTCCAGCAACTGACGGGGCAGGGGGACTTTGGCCATGTCCTCCACGTTCAGGCGTTGGGCGCGGCCGAATTTTTGCTCAACAAGGTTCAGGTAATCGGGGTTTGTAAAATACGTTTGCCACGCGTCATCGCGGAAGCGCACGACTTCGGCGGCGCTCAAATGCTTCGTCGGCAACGGCTGGCTTTCGTACGACAAAAAAGCATAGCCTTCATAGTTGCTCGGCAACGGCCAGCCGTTTTGCTTGGCCTCGTGATAGAGCGGGCTGCCGGGCAGCGCCTGGCATGGGTACATATTGGCCATCTCGGTGTTCAACTCCAACGCGAGGTCGAGGGTTTCCTTCATCGTTTCGTGGGTGTCATCCGGAAAACCATAAATGTAATTGGAGATAATATTCACATCCGCCTCGCGAATTTCGCGCGCGACCTCGCGGATGTTGATATCCTTGAACGATCCCTTTGAAACCTCACGCCGCACCGCCTGGTTGCCGGCCTCCACGCCGAGCGCAAGCCAGTTGATGCCCGCGCGTTTGAAGAGATCGAGATACTTTGGACGCACTGTATCGATGCGCGAGTAGGCCCACATCCGCAGTTGCAGTTCGCGATCAATGATGTTGTTGAGCAGCGGCTCGAAGTAACGTTTGTCCAAGAAAAACATTTCATCCGAAATTCGCAACGTCTCCACGCCGAGATTGGCGAGTGTTTCAAATTCTTTCGTGATGAAGTCCGGCGACCAATACCGCATCTTGCGCGAGTCCGATGAGTTAATGCCATCGCCGTTGTCCTCGCGATTCACGATGTTGATCATGCAAAAATTGCAGGCAAACCGGCAGCCGAGCGAAGTGTAAATCGCCGCAAATGGCGTGCGCTTGGCGTGGTCAAATTCCGCGTGCCAAAAATGCGCGCGATACAAATCCAAAGGCTGCTTGTCGTACGGCAGCAAATCCCACGCGTATCCCGGCAGATCGATATCCATCCGTTCCTGCGGCACCACGCGCTCCGGCGCATTCAGCCAAGGCCGCCCGTGCAATTTGTGGCCGATGCCTTTTACCTTTTCCACCTCGTCATCGAGATTGGAGCGCAACAAATTTTGCACCGCATAAACGCCTTCATTGAGCAGCACAAAATCAATACTGTTTTCCGCTAACACTTCCAACGGCAGCGCGCTCGTGTGCGAGCCGACGATGGCAATTTTGTATTCCGGATAAGCCGCTTTCAAACCACGCGCCAACGCGATGGCGCCGATCATATTTGTGGTGCCGGAATTCGGGTTTTGTCCGTAAACCGTCAGACAAACCAACCGCGGATTGGCATCGTCGATGCGCTGCACCGATTGATCGAGCGTCAAACGCTCCGCGCCCGTGTCCAAAATCGCCGCTTCAAACCCGTTGCTCCGACAGGCCTGCGCGAGCAGTAACGCCCACGTGGGCGTCTCGATGGCCGAATATTTTTTGGCCAATTCCTGATACGCCTTCGCCGAGGAATCGGGCGAGACGAACAGCACGTCGAGTTGTTTATTCAAAGATTTGATCATCGTTTTATCGTCGTTAAAGAGTGTTCAGCAGCTCAGTCAAAAGCGTTATGCGTTCGGGCTCGAGATCGGGATAATTGCCGATGTACCAGCCGTAAAAATGCACGTGATTCGTGAAGGGATAATTTTTGTACTCATCGCCAAACCGCTCGCGTGCATACGGTTGGCGCAGTTGATTGCCACCGCCGGCAGTGCCACGGCGGAATTCCACTTTCCATTCGCGCAAGGTGCTTTCCACCCGATCACGCAAGGCATCGTCCGGGCTGCGCAAAATCAGCGTGAACGCGTAATTGCTGCTGCCTTCCACGGCAAAATCCGTTTGGTACTTCGCTGAATCCAGACCGTTCAAAAACAACTTCAAGTTGCGCGTGCGGATGGCGTTGTTGTCGTCCAGGCGCTTGAGCTGATGACGCCCGATCACCGCGTTGAGTTCCGTGCCCCGCACGTTGTAAGCGGGATAAGCAAAAATGAAATCAGGATTCAAATCCGGATGCTCGGAAGTGTAATGCTCCATTGTCGATTGCTCCGAAGCTTCGCGCACCATTCCGTGCGAACGATAAATGCGGATGGCTTCGTAAAGTTCATCGTCATTTGTGCAAACCATTCCGCCTTCCACCGTGCTGAGGTGGTGCGCGTAATAAAACGAAAAGTTCGAGGCCCAACCCATACTGCCCACGCGCCGACCGTTGTACGTCGCGCCGTGTGCTTCGCAGCAATCTTCGATCAACGGAATGTTGCGCTTCTTCAATTCATCCAGCAGCCGCTGATCCAATCCGTTGTAGCCCAGCACGTGCGTCAGAAAAACGGCCTGCGTTTTGTCATTCACTGTGTCGAGCACCTGCGAAATATCCATCCCGAGCGTGCGCGGATCGATGTCCACAAACACCGGCTTCAAGCCCGCGTGCAATACCGAGGCGATGTCGCTCACCCAAGTCAATGTGGGCACGATCACTTCGCCCTCGCCTTTAAGTTGCCGCAACGCGGCCATCGTCACGAGGTTGGCGGCGGAACCGGAATGGACGAACACGCTGTGCTTCACGCCGAGCCATTCGCTCCATTCGCGTTCGAACTCGCGCACGTTGGTCGACTGCGTGAGGATCGGATCGTCCTGCTGCAAAAATTCCACGAGGCAGTCCAAATCCGCCCGTGTGATGTTGTTGCGCATCAACGGCCACGGGCCGAGGGCGGGGGTAATTTCAGCGATGGGGGCGCTATTTTTCATTATAAAAATCTCCGTACTCCACGAGAATCGTGCTCTTGCCATCTTCCCGCGTGCGGGCTTTTTCATAGGCAGGGAACACGTCTTCAGGTTCTTCGAGGCGAATAATCTCCACGTTTTTCAGCATTTTACGGTAGGCATCGGTGTAATCGCCAATGTGCTGATGGCCCGGATGCAGCGGCCGCTGCGAGCCAATGCTGGTGCGAATGATGGCTTTGGGCTGATAACCGCCAGCGGACATATCGCTAAATTTATCGAGGTGATTGACGAGTTGATTGGTGGCGAGCAGCAGAAAATTCCAACGCGGGAAAATGCTGACCGGCAGCTTGCCCTGCAACGCGAGGCCGTTGGTCATCCCCATTTGCATATCTTCGTCCACGGGCATTTCCACTTTGCGATCATTGGGAATTTCCTTGAGCGTGTTGCTCATCGCCGTGCCCGCGCAAGCGACGGCTTGGCCGAGGAACACCGTGTTGGAATCCTCGGCGAGGTATTCCATCGAGCGTTTCAGTTCATCAAAATATTTCAGCAGTTTCATAGCGGCCGTGCCTAAAATTGTACGCGCTGACCAGCGCCGGCGTGCGGGTATTTGGTTTCGTATTGATAGTAAGTGATGTACGGGTCGTCGGCGTTTTCATAAGTGAGCGTGTCCACGCCCCAGGTGTCGCGCGTGTCGGTGCAAACGCTTTTGCCGTTGTCTTCGATGACAAAGTGCACCGGCAGCTCATGGTTTTGCACATACTTGATGCACTCATGAGCTGTGCCGGTTTCGGAAGTCATATCGCCCAGGAAACACCACA from Limisphaerales bacterium carries:
- a CDS encoding radical SAM protein translates to MIKSLNKQLDVLFVSPDSSAKAYQELAKKYSAIETPTWALLLAQACRSNGFEAAILDTGAERLTLDQSVQRIDDANPRLVCLTVYGQNPNSGTTNMIGAIALARGLKAAYPEYKIAIVGSHTSALPLEVLAENSIDFVLLNEGVYAVQNLLRSNLDDEVEKVKGIGHKLHGRPWLNAPERVVPQERMDIDLPGYAWDLLPYDKQPLDLYRAHFWHAEFDHAKRTPFAAIYTSLGCRFACNFCMINIVNREDNGDGINSSDSRKMRYWSPDFITKEFETLANLGVETLRISDEMFFLDKRYFEPLLNNIIDRELQLRMWAYSRIDTVRPKYLDLFKRAGINWLALGVEAGNQAVRREVSKGSFKDINIREVAREIREADVNIISNYIYGFPDDTHETMKETLDLALELNTEMANMYPCQALPGSPLYHEAKQNGWPLPSNYEGYAFLSYESQPLPTKHLSAAEVVRFRDDAWQTYFTNPDYLNLVEQKFGRAQRLNVEDMAKVPLPRQLLETEAPETCLA
- a CDS encoding class I SAM-dependent methyltransferase, whose amino-acid sequence is MKQGDFTKLASDYSSCRPDYSQSVLQTLLTHTRATTVADVGAGTGIWSRMLSQTGLKTTAVEPCDNMRAEGIRFTADYDIDWHDGLAEATNLPDASVDWVTMASSFHWADTPVALAEFHRILKPGGHLTILWNPRNIDGNELHENIEQGIHDRLPNLKRVSSGRAKNSRDWTDDLQSTGQFTDCIFMEARHEIAMSHKRYLGAWRSVNDIQAQAGPELFPQLLDAIREKISHLEKVVVPYKTRAWTVNRK
- a CDS encoding adenylyl-sulfate kinase, with product MTEHLTNEGRVLWITGLSGSGKSTIAHAAAEQLRARGERPVVLDGDAVRTAIADSKTGHDITSRLANAYRISRLAQLLAEQGQTVIVPTMSLFREIHEWNRAHLPNYFEIWLEVDWAELCERDARGLYSRAARGEVQNVAGFDLEYDRPANPDLVLTNNSPLRPATELANELLQSALGLHPLSQRPHVVFYNPTHAGGGALVPILEELLEAEGYANLASPNETHRFHDLLKLNAPIFHWTHHPLETFAAELNRDDVRFISLTRDPRDTLVSFLQNVLQTVHAEGKSMRTLCREAIQSGFEQRFEQAHAWHALEQPNVFQISFEEMKRDIPTFMAQLLEFIGLQPMNRAPMRQLCEKHSFESVTGQQRGESGQPIRNKYLPRKGISGDWANHFDGSTARMFQRRFGRYLRAWGYEPNGNWAEAHAQKHKHSSNGTLFASLLQLEQMTDRLNSLTGYSRFSPEQQIQSLFQSNPRTNLN
- a CDS encoding pyruvate, phosphate dikinase, which codes for DVDSSQPRAVWSAVEEVIESMDECPENQVLVMTMVTDVTLSGVIMTHELDSGAPYYVLNYDDETGKTDTITGGSVVNKTVLVHRDYVTDHVDSPRVAELLELARELEGLCDRGTPLDIEFAKSRDGQLHLLQVRRITVQENWNRRISRHVSEVLFQSGEFFTRHAQPRVGLAGARTILGQMPDWNPAEIIGTRPRPLAISLYRHLITDSIWQEARAEMGYQPVPNTPLMLTLGGQPYIDVRASFNSFLPAGLPIETRERLVDAWLDRLEANPKLHDKVEFDVAQTVLDFNFDEDFQNRYGDVLEPDEYLDYRNLLAQVTATNLSLAPGASLPVALEKIQQLEALQTQRRSLNDLARLPLLLEECRALGTRPFSVIARHAFMAEAILRSAVTRGALSAKRLAAFKRTLRTVTADFTGDFADALAQPRRRPEFLAKYGHLRPGTYDITSPRYDQRDDLFAATAQPEPATSDAIFPLTRAEAQSFQKLFAAAGMSEVEPGQFIEYARQAITERERAKFIFTRHLSDALELIAHWGSDTRLDRDALSHLSVQDLLNHLVSPVLNDPELHFEDLVEQRRREQENVDGIRLGFLIRDPGDFYVVPMHRSAPNFVGNRHVEGEPLRLGNQSRGHGQLSGRIICIENADPGFDWIFTRNIAGLVSKFGGANSHMTIRCAELGLPAAIGVGEQTFERIAAANRVELDGAAKLLRPIYG
- a CDS encoding CDP-glycerol glycerophosphotransferase family protein — protein: MTGIDKPMNHDGWLQRIGASRFLDPASRWQAGRILRDTPPNKRSVAIFCPTKSFRKLFGTIPEELEARGIHVIRLYCERHLDDYENHPHAYRVWGKILDHLGFIDLFMVPTIMDSLPDESRKMLMVHGSFGGIPFHTGKPEASAAETDRPLSDEELVTKHTHMTAYWRLYDYISVATPEFVESCEHAFQMYQQPAISHPFTANRPTNEKNLLEHKRLADRLKPKRLAQSQCVIPLGYPSLDEGMHRAEAHTQPRENITYAPTPVVGKDHWKPFVSIHSHGPQIMEALLHAFPERPVVFKPYADEQPETILPILEIGSRYPNFVHDQSGGNYHDCYAKTAVMVSDFSSAAYTFSLANQQPTIFFSHNEANLPDSVKQCAFARFRNEVGQVATDCEALVQAIRHALDHPELYREKIQHTREQAVFNPGRSAHYFADSIHYILNDEPHPDWRYYGILPTPRGAHGNLEGDATHWHQRTQHHMHLGDAALERSQAFLAPSTATTARDQLQQGFSESPDHEGVVSALGQLEMLLGRHAESLSPLFLAVELNPWDIGNHNRLADAFTNLHMDGEAEAHRQLARHLQGNGHNLKYETPAQTPQLQIT
- a CDS encoding DegT/DnrJ/EryC1/StrS aminotransferase family protein, whose amino-acid sequence is MKNSAPIAEITPALGPWPLMRNNITRADLDCLVEFLQQDDPILTQSTNVREFEREWSEWLGVKHSVFVHSGSAANLVTMAALRQLKGEGEVIVPTLTWVSDIASVLHAGLKPVFVDIDPRTLGMDISQVLDTVNDKTQAVFLTHVLGYNGLDQRLLDELKKRNIPLIEDCCEAHGATYNGRRVGSMGWASNFSFYYAHHLSTVEGGMVCTNDDELYEAIRIYRSHGMVREASEQSTMEHYTSEHPDLNPDFIFAYPAYNVRGTELNAVIGRHQLKRLDDNNAIRTRNLKLFLNGLDSAKYQTDFAVEGSSNYAFTLILRSPDDALRDRVESTLREWKVEFRRGTAGGGNQLRQPYARERFGDEYKNYPFTNHVHFYGWYIGNYPDLEPERITLLTELLNTL
- a CDS encoding phosphocholine cytidylyltransferase family protein; the protein is MRAIILAAGRGSRMGGLTEDHPKCLTPFAGRTLLEWQLGALRAAGIRDIAIVRGYLAESLNPTDCIWFENPDWARTNMVSTLACASQWLQRDDCIVSYSDIVYHPAILEQLILNPGELAISYDQEWLPLWSERFADPLEDAETFRLRDNGALQSIGDRAVEVADIEGQYMGLLKISPAGWRRIEVILDDLPKARRDRLDMTSLLQLLLEDGAEINATPTRGRWCEVDSETDLRLYEERLDRPNWDHDWRWEDSVTAVTA
- a CDS encoding gamma-glutamyl-gamma-aminobutyrate hydrolase family protein (Members of this family of hydrolases with an active site Cys residue belong to MEROPS family C26.) → MAERIGITMRVGQAAGSGEPRDCLAQDWARYMAAFAPDVAWVPVPNLGAAVAEFIQHWQLDGFILSGGNDLGTCPIRDKTENTVIDHAVRNALPVFGVCRGMQLLQQRGGGALRRCEPKTHLAQKHTVHLRTDLLEFDAPGRATVNSFHNWAVPANTLAPSLELLAASDDGCVEAVRHRAAPIAAVQWHPERDGDNLQVQLDRNLLCTTLGWEK